A genomic stretch from Pseudomonas alkylphenolica includes:
- a CDS encoding amino acid ABC transporter ATP-binding protein, with product MIEIQNVHKSFGNLEVVKGVSLTVDKGEVVSIIGGSGSGKSTLLMCINGLEEIQKGSIRVDGVEVHDRATDLNRLRQKIGIVFQQWNAFPHLTVLENVMLAPRKVLGKSKEQAEELAVKQLTHVGLGDKLKTFPGKLSGGQQQRMAIARALAMSPDYMLFDEATSALDPQLVGEVLDTMRMLAEDGMTMVLVTHEIRFARDVSDRVAFFRNGLVHEIGAPDQVIGNPLQPETAAFLKSVK from the coding sequence ATGATTGAGATCCAGAACGTACACAAATCCTTCGGCAACCTCGAAGTCGTCAAGGGCGTGAGCCTGACCGTGGACAAGGGCGAAGTGGTGTCGATCATCGGCGGCTCGGGTTCCGGCAAGTCGACCTTGCTGATGTGCATCAACGGCCTTGAGGAGATCCAGAAAGGCAGCATCCGCGTCGACGGCGTCGAGGTGCACGACCGCGCCACCGACCTGAACCGCTTGCGGCAGAAGATCGGCATCGTCTTCCAGCAGTGGAACGCCTTTCCGCACCTGACGGTGCTGGAAAACGTGATGCTGGCGCCGCGCAAGGTGCTGGGCAAGAGCAAAGAGCAGGCCGAAGAACTGGCGGTCAAGCAATTGACCCACGTCGGCCTTGGCGACAAGCTCAAGACCTTCCCCGGCAAGCTGTCGGGCGGGCAGCAACAGCGCATGGCGATTGCCCGGGCGCTGGCGATGTCGCCGGATTACATGCTGTTCGACGAAGCCACCTCGGCGCTCGATCCGCAGCTGGTGGGTGAAGTGCTGGACACCATGCGCATGCTCGCCGAAGACGGCATGACCATGGTGCTGGTGACCCATGAGATCCGTTTTGCCCGCGATGTATCGGACCGCGTGGCGTTCTTCCGTAACGGCCTGGTGCACGAGATCGGCGCGCCGGACCAGGTGATCGGCAACCCGTTGCAGCCGGAGACGGCGGCATTCCTCAAGTCGGTGAAATAA
- a CDS encoding trans-3-hydroxy-L-proline dehydratase, which translates to MRSSKIIHIVNCHAEGEVGDVIVGGVAPPPGATVWEQSRWIARDETLRNFVLNEPRGGVFRHVNLLVPPKDPRAQMAWIIMEPADTPPMSGSNSLCVSTVLLDSGILPMTEPETRLVLEAPGGLIEAVAECRDGKVQRVEVKNVPSFADRLDAWIEVEGYGSLQVDTAYGGDSFVIADARQLGFAIRPDEAREIVEIGLKITHAANEQLGFRHPLNPDWSHISFCQIAAPVEYENGVATGANAVVIRPGKIDRSPCGTGCSARMAVMQAKGLLKVGDRFIGRSIIGSEFHCRIDSQTEIAGREAIYPCISGRAWITGTHQLLLDPSDPWPQGYRLSDTWPGA; encoded by the coding sequence ATGCGTTCATCAAAGATCATCCACATCGTCAATTGCCATGCCGAAGGTGAAGTCGGCGACGTCATCGTCGGTGGCGTCGCCCCGCCGCCCGGCGCCACCGTCTGGGAGCAATCGCGCTGGATCGCCCGCGACGAGACCCTGCGCAACTTCGTCCTCAACGAGCCGCGCGGCGGCGTGTTCCGCCACGTCAACCTGCTGGTCCCGCCGAAGGACCCACGCGCGCAGATGGCCTGGATCATCATGGAGCCGGCCGACACCCCGCCGATGTCCGGTTCCAATTCATTGTGCGTGTCCACCGTGTTGCTCGACAGCGGCATCCTGCCGATGACCGAACCGGAAACCCGCCTGGTGCTCGAAGCCCCTGGCGGTCTGATCGAAGCGGTCGCCGAATGCCGTGACGGCAAAGTGCAGCGGGTGGAAGTGAAGAACGTGCCGTCGTTCGCCGACCGCCTCGACGCCTGGATCGAAGTCGAAGGCTACGGCTCGCTGCAGGTCGACACGGCCTACGGCGGCGACAGCTTCGTCATCGCCGATGCCCGGCAACTGGGTTTCGCCATTCGCCCGGACGAAGCCCGGGAGATTGTCGAGATCGGCCTGAAGATTACCCACGCCGCCAACGAGCAGCTGGGTTTTCGTCACCCGCTGAACCCGGACTGGTCGCACATCTCCTTCTGCCAGATCGCCGCGCCCGTCGAGTACGAGAACGGTGTCGCCACCGGCGCCAACGCCGTGGTCATCCGTCCTGGCAAGATCGACCGCTCGCCCTGCGGCACCGGTTGCTCGGCACGCATGGCGGTGATGCAGGCCAAAGGCTTGCTCAAGGTCGGCGATCGCTTTATCGGTCGCTCGATCATCGGCTCGGAGTTCCACTGCCGCATCGATTCGCAGACCGAAATTGCCGGGCGGGAAGCCATCTACCCGTGCATTTCCGGGCGTGCCTGGATCACCGGCACCCACCAATTGCTCCTCGATCCGAGCGATCCATGGCCACAAGGCTACCGGCTGTCGGACACCTGGCCCGGTGCCTGA
- a CDS encoding dihydrodipicolinate synthase family protein, with product MSKHVNWSGVFPAVTTQFNDDFSINLEKTHEVISNVIRDGVSGLVVCGSVGENTSLTAEEKIAVTEVAVDASRGRVPVICGVAEFTSVQAAKVANAVHKAGVDGVMLMPALVYGSKPFETAEHYRYVAKHADVPLMVYNNPPIYKNDVTPDILISLADCDNVVCFKDSSGDTRRFIDVRNEVGDRFVLFAGLDDVVLESIAVGAQGWVSGMSNVFPKEGETIFRLAKAGRFAEALPIYEWLMPILHLDARADLVQCIKLCEAIAGRGSALTRPPRLALPEADRVFVEQIMAKALANRPQLPDVGL from the coding sequence ATGAGCAAGCACGTAAACTGGAGCGGCGTCTTCCCTGCAGTCACCACTCAATTCAACGACGACTTCTCGATCAACCTGGAGAAAACCCACGAGGTGATTTCCAACGTGATCCGCGATGGCGTCTCGGGCCTGGTGGTGTGTGGTTCGGTGGGTGAAAACACCTCGCTGACCGCCGAAGAAAAGATCGCCGTTACCGAAGTCGCCGTCGACGCCTCGCGCGGCCGGGTTCCGGTGATCTGCGGCGTCGCCGAGTTCACCAGCGTACAGGCGGCCAAGGTGGCCAACGCGGTGCACAAGGCCGGCGTCGACGGGGTGATGCTGATGCCGGCGCTGGTCTACGGCTCCAAGCCGTTCGAGACTGCCGAGCACTACCGCTACGTGGCCAAGCACGCCGACGTGCCGCTGATGGTCTACAACAACCCGCCGATCTACAAAAACGACGTCACCCCGGACATCCTGATTTCCCTGGCCGACTGCGACAACGTGGTGTGCTTCAAGGACTCCTCCGGCGACACCCGGCGCTTTATCGACGTGCGCAATGAAGTCGGCGACCGCTTCGTGCTGTTCGCGGGCCTCGACGACGTGGTCCTGGAAAGCATCGCCGTCGGCGCCCAGGGCTGGGTCTCGGGCATGTCCAACGTGTTCCCGAAAGAAGGCGAAACGATCTTCCGCCTGGCCAAGGCCGGTCGCTTCGCCGAGGCCCTGCCGATCTATGAATGGCTGATGCCGATCCTGCACCTGGATGCCCGCGCAGATCTCGTGCAGTGCATCAAGCTGTGCGAAGCCATCGCCGGTCGCGGCAGCGCGCTGACCCGTCCGCCGCGCCTGGCCCTGCCGGAAGCGGATCGGGTGTTCGTCGAGCAGATCATGGCCAAGGCCCTGGCCAACCGTCCGCAGCTGCCGGACGTCGGCCTCTGA